A genome region from Streptomyces antimycoticus includes the following:
- a CDS encoding SDR family NAD(P)-dependent oxidoreductase, whose amino-acid sequence MSAPPAAAELFSLEGRTAVVTGASAGLGARFAAVLAQAGATVFAAARRIDRLKELADSDARIHPVACDVSLAADRTRLIETARTATGRVDILVNNAATSGETRAEDESPDAFADVLGTNLTAPFHLARLVAEAPAGDNAPPRSVINVSSILGLVTAAPLGGASYAASKAGLLGLTRELAGQWGGSGTRVNALAPGWFRTEMTADLFGDERSSRWVERNTLLRRGGDAHELDGALLFLASDASSYCTGQILTVDGGWTAR is encoded by the coding sequence ATGAGCGCGCCACCAGCCGCCGCGGAGCTGTTCTCGCTCGAAGGCAGGACGGCCGTGGTCACCGGCGCGTCCGCGGGGCTCGGCGCACGCTTCGCCGCCGTCCTCGCGCAGGCCGGCGCCACCGTGTTCGCCGCCGCCCGGCGGATCGACCGGCTGAAGGAACTCGCCGACTCCGACGCACGCATCCACCCCGTCGCCTGCGACGTCTCGCTCGCCGCCGACCGCACGCGGCTGATCGAGACCGCGCGAACCGCCACCGGCCGCGTCGACATCCTGGTCAACAACGCGGCCACGTCCGGCGAGACCCGCGCCGAGGACGAATCCCCGGACGCCTTCGCCGACGTCCTCGGCACCAACCTCACCGCCCCCTTCCACCTGGCACGCCTCGTGGCGGAGGCACCCGCCGGGGACAACGCGCCACCTCGGAGCGTCATCAACGTCTCCTCCATCCTCGGCCTGGTCACCGCCGCCCCCCTGGGCGGCGCGAGCTACGCGGCGTCCAAGGCCGGGCTGCTCGGGCTGACCCGGGAGCTGGCCGGACAGTGGGGCGGAAGCGGGACCCGTGTCAACGCGCTCGCCCCGGGCTGGTTCCGCACCGAGATGACCGCGGACCTCTTCGGCGACGAGCGCTCGAGCCGCTGGGTCGAGCGCAACACCCTGCTGCGGCGCGGTGGCGACGCCCATGAACTCGATGGCGCGCTCCTGTTCCTGGCCTCGGACGCCTCCTCGTACTGCACCGGGCAGATCCTGACCGTCGACGGCGGATGGACCGCGCGATGA
- a CDS encoding enoyl-CoA hydratase/isomerase family protein, with translation MRVGIEIDDGLARVTLRRGEAGNAIDLEMARELLDAARVCATESVRAVLLTGEGKSFCVGGDLGEFSRLSGEALEKHLLEVTGALHEALRTFAAGDAPVVAAVQGAVAGAGIGLAASADVTLAADNASFTTAYTGIGYSPDAGVSWFLPRLVGPKRALDLLLTNRRVKAAEAEAIGLVSRIVAPDRLAAEAVRTAEALSGGPTVAFGATRRLVATGLTSDLGPHLDREARAIAAAAASAAGREGVTAFLGKRAPDFTRAAPST, from the coding sequence ATGAGGGTCGGCATCGAGATCGACGACGGTCTGGCCCGCGTCACCCTGCGCCGCGGGGAGGCGGGCAACGCCATTGACCTGGAGATGGCACGCGAACTGCTGGACGCGGCGCGGGTGTGCGCCACCGAGTCCGTACGGGCCGTGCTGCTGACCGGCGAGGGGAAGTCCTTCTGCGTCGGCGGCGACCTCGGGGAGTTCTCCCGGCTCTCCGGCGAGGCGCTGGAGAAGCACCTCCTCGAGGTGACCGGCGCACTCCACGAGGCCCTGCGCACGTTCGCGGCGGGCGACGCGCCCGTGGTGGCCGCCGTGCAGGGCGCCGTCGCCGGTGCGGGCATCGGCCTGGCCGCCTCCGCCGATGTGACCCTGGCCGCCGACAACGCCTCGTTCACCACCGCCTATACCGGGATCGGCTACTCACCGGATGCCGGAGTGAGCTGGTTCCTGCCCCGGCTCGTCGGTCCCAAGCGGGCCCTGGACCTGCTGCTGACCAACCGCCGCGTCAAGGCGGCGGAAGCCGAGGCCATCGGCCTGGTGAGCCGGATCGTCGCCCCCGACCGGCTGGCCGCCGAGGCCGTCCGTACGGCCGAGGCGCTGAGCGGCGGTCCCACCGTCGCCTTCGGAGCCACCCGCCGTCTCGTCGCCACCGGGCTGACCTCGGACCTCGGTCCGCACCTGGACCGCGAGGCGCGAGCGATCGCCGCCGCGGCCGCCTCCGCCGCGGGCCGCGAGGGCGTCACCGCCTTCCTGGGCAAGCGGGCACCCGACTTCACCCGCGCCGCCCCCAGCACCTGA
- a CDS encoding acetyl-CoA C-acetyltransferase has protein sequence MSEAFIVGAVRTPVGRRKGTLSGVHPADLGAHALRALLERTGADPGAVDDVYFGCVSQIGAQTGNVARTAWLSAGLPQHVPGTTIDRQCGSSQQAVHFAAQAVGSGAADLVVAGGVEVMSLVPIASPMTVGEQAGMGSPYAGDGWREHFGDQEVSQFRGAELIAEKWGVSRADMEEFALTSHQRALAAQAEGAFDDEITPAFGLTADEGPRADTTLEKMAGLKTLTEDGRLTAAVSSQISDGAAALLIASEEAVRRHGLTPLARVHTMAVVGSDPIHMLTGPIPATEKVLDRARLSIGDIDLVEINEAFASVVLAWQKEIGPDPERVNAFGGAIALGHPLGATGARLMTTLVHQLRRTGGRYGLQTMCEGGGMANATVLERL, from the coding sequence GTGTCGGAAGCATTCATCGTCGGAGCCGTCCGCACCCCCGTCGGCCGCCGCAAGGGCACGCTCAGCGGTGTGCATCCCGCCGATCTCGGCGCCCATGCGCTGCGCGCACTGCTGGAGCGCACCGGAGCCGACCCGGGCGCCGTGGACGACGTGTACTTCGGGTGCGTCAGCCAGATCGGCGCGCAGACCGGCAACGTCGCACGCACCGCATGGCTGTCGGCCGGGCTGCCGCAGCACGTCCCCGGCACCACCATCGACCGCCAGTGCGGCTCCTCCCAGCAGGCCGTGCACTTCGCCGCCCAGGCGGTCGGCTCCGGGGCCGCCGATCTGGTGGTCGCCGGCGGGGTGGAGGTGATGAGCCTGGTACCCATCGCCAGCCCCATGACCGTCGGCGAACAGGCCGGTATGGGCAGCCCGTACGCGGGGGACGGCTGGCGCGAGCACTTCGGGGACCAGGAGGTCTCCCAGTTCCGCGGGGCCGAACTGATCGCCGAGAAGTGGGGCGTCTCCCGGGCGGACATGGAGGAATTCGCGCTCACCAGCCACCAGCGCGCCCTCGCCGCCCAGGCCGAAGGCGCCTTCGACGACGAGATCACCCCGGCCTTCGGACTCACCGCCGACGAGGGCCCGCGCGCCGATACCACCCTGGAGAAGATGGCCGGGCTGAAGACCCTCACCGAGGACGGCCGGCTGACCGCCGCCGTCTCCAGCCAGATCTCCGACGGAGCCGCCGCCCTGCTGATCGCCTCCGAGGAGGCGGTGCGCCGCCACGGCCTGACCCCGCTCGCTCGGGTGCACACCATGGCCGTCGTCGGCTCCGATCCGATCCATATGCTGACCGGCCCGATCCCCGCCACCGAGAAGGTCCTGGACCGGGCCCGGCTGTCGATCGGCGACATCGACCTGGTGGAGATCAACGAGGCGTTCGCCTCCGTCGTACTCGCCTGGCAGAAGGAGATCGGCCCCGACCCGGAGCGGGTCAACGCCTTCGGCGGCGCCATCGCGCTCGGACACCCGCTCGGCGCCACCGGCGCCCGGCTGATGACCACGCTCGTTCACCAACTGCGCAGGACCGGTGGGCGCTACGGTCTGCAGACGATGTGCGAGGGCGGCGGCATGGCGAACGCGACCGTGCTGGAGCGCCTTTGA
- a CDS encoding TetR/AcrR family transcriptional regulator, protein MATRIVEPEAGPRSKRAAILAAAVDCFGETGFEATKWSTVAERVGIGQTALYHYFESKTHCLLTIMRLELQRSHDNFTEATEGVEDPTEALRAAVRAAYDVSDQEVLQMRILHNHMDLLSGTRKSKREEAERVEARKLVQLVERNWTNLLVRGMSMGAFPLRDAQLLGSGVLGLIVSVWRWYRPSGPTPLSEVSELIEGACVRMVAT, encoded by the coding sequence ATGGCGACGAGAATCGTTGAACCGGAAGCGGGACCGAGGTCCAAGCGCGCCGCCATCCTGGCGGCCGCCGTCGACTGCTTCGGCGAGACGGGGTTCGAGGCCACCAAGTGGTCCACCGTGGCGGAGCGGGTCGGCATCGGGCAGACGGCGCTGTACCACTACTTCGAGTCCAAGACGCACTGCCTGCTGACCATCATGCGGCTGGAGCTCCAGCGGTCCCATGACAACTTCACGGAGGCGACCGAGGGCGTCGAGGACCCGACCGAGGCGCTCCGGGCGGCCGTGCGCGCGGCGTACGACGTCTCGGACCAAGAGGTCCTGCAGATGCGGATCCTGCACAACCACATGGATCTGCTCTCCGGCACGCGCAAGTCCAAGCGGGAGGAGGCCGAGCGCGTCGAGGCCCGCAAGCTGGTCCAGCTCGTCGAGCGGAACTGGACGAACCTGCTGGTCCGGGGGATGTCCATGGGTGCCTTCCCGCTCCGGGACGCGCAACTGCTGGGCTCGGGCGTGCTCGGCCTGATCGTCAGTGTGTGGCGGTGGTACCGGCCCTCGGGGCCGACGCCGCTGTCGGAGGTCAGTGAGCTGATCGAGGGCGCCTGCGTACGTATGGTCGCCACGTGA
- a CDS encoding nuclear transport factor 2 family protein produces MTLRTYMASMDSDHPERTLDLLEPDFRFLIALPGSEVTGTSKEDFAAYIAGRNPKDRSHEILRHSRDGDVETVYGVVTEGGRYTGSFLSAAVISSGGLLSRYQSFFTTSFELVDWADDGSRA; encoded by the coding sequence ATGACGTTGCGCACGTATATGGCCAGTATGGACAGCGACCATCCGGAACGGACGCTGGACCTGCTCGAACCCGACTTCCGCTTCCTGATCGCCCTCCCGGGCAGTGAGGTCACCGGCACATCCAAGGAGGACTTCGCCGCCTACATCGCCGGCCGGAACCCCAAGGACCGGTCGCATGAGATCCTGCGCCACAGCCGGGACGGCGACGTCGAGACCGTGTACGGGGTGGTGACGGAGGGCGGGCGGTACACCGGCTCCTTCCTCTCGGCCGCGGTGATCTCGTCCGGCGGGCTCCTGTCGCGCTACCAGTCCTTCTTCACCACCTCGTTCGAACTGGTCGACTGGGCGGACGACGGGAGCCGGGCATGA
- a CDS encoding EthD family reductase, giving the protein MYNLVLLAARPPEWTHEQFITWWRGDHAELTYRLPGLRSWRHTDIDAALEPRSEGWDGISVLGFDSPEDLKKALASPEWAEAVAQVGDMKGRRIAVMGHEAEMFAA; this is encoded by the coding sequence ATGTACAACCTCGTCCTGCTGGCAGCCCGGCCCCCGGAGTGGACGCATGAGCAGTTCATCACCTGGTGGCGCGGCGACCACGCGGAGCTGACCTACCGCCTGCCCGGGCTGCGCTCCTGGCGCCACACCGACATCGACGCCGCTCTGGAGCCGCGTTCCGAAGGCTGGGACGGGATCTCCGTGCTCGGCTTCGACTCCCCGGAGGACCTGAAGAAGGCCCTCGCGAGCCCCGAGTGGGCCGAGGCCGTCGCCCAGGTCGGCGACATGAAGGGCCGCCGGATCGCGGTCATGGGGCATGAGGCGGAGATGTTCGCCGCCTGA
- a CDS encoding class I adenylate-forming enzyme family protein gives MRQVAREFQQKAEEADFTAVIDDTGSHTARELLDEAVRLAGALSAGEADGSVGTVLVQADNSWRTVAATLAVGLRGGVLAVVNRHTTPAEFTAAWEDIRPDAVVAEPSAMDEWAVPTRLPDPARTVLDGWTCRSAPDSREVSRWAGGALIGLTSGSTGRPKGVVQSERALRYAATSTIDVNGLAPGDAVAAIVPLSSTAAYCFGVYLSLLLRGPLVLTGKWDRAVALRRMADAGVRWTMCVPTMALQMGTEAAGSGVLRGVRSITVGGGPMDRGALARAERSLGTKILRVFGMSECLGHTSPSPDDPEEIRLGRDGRPFPGTDVRALTADGQTAGPGVTGRAQVRGPSLFLGYAREGRTDPPELTEDGYLPTGDLLMVHDDGTLTIMGREKDIIIRGGRNIDITEIERAVASHPRVARACVAPVPDDVLGERVALLVVAEDGSGVELAEVTGHLESVGLSKTKWPEYVYGVEELPQTKVGKLDRGGARDLAIRLHTREGGS, from the coding sequence ATGCGACAGGTAGCGCGGGAGTTCCAGCAGAAGGCGGAAGAAGCCGACTTCACCGCCGTGATCGACGACACCGGCAGTCATACGGCCCGGGAGCTGCTCGACGAGGCCGTACGGCTGGCCGGAGCGCTGTCCGCGGGCGAGGCCGACGGCTCGGTCGGCACCGTCCTGGTCCAGGCGGACAACTCGTGGCGCACCGTCGCCGCCACCCTTGCCGTGGGGCTGCGGGGCGGGGTCCTCGCGGTGGTCAACCGGCACACCACACCCGCTGAGTTCACCGCCGCATGGGAGGACATCCGCCCGGACGCCGTCGTCGCCGAGCCCTCGGCGATGGACGAGTGGGCGGTGCCCACCCGGCTGCCGGACCCGGCGCGGACGGTGCTCGACGGCTGGACCTGCCGGTCCGCACCCGACAGCCGTGAGGTGTCGCGGTGGGCCGGCGGCGCCCTCATCGGCCTGACCTCCGGGTCGACCGGGCGCCCCAAAGGCGTCGTCCAGTCCGAGCGGGCCCTACGCTACGCCGCCACGAGCACCATCGACGTCAACGGCCTGGCGCCGGGCGACGCCGTCGCCGCGATCGTGCCGCTGTCGTCCACGGCGGCGTACTGCTTCGGGGTCTATCTCTCCCTCCTGCTGCGCGGGCCGCTCGTCCTGACCGGGAAGTGGGACCGGGCGGTCGCGCTGCGGCGGATGGCCGACGCCGGTGTCCGCTGGACCATGTGCGTACCGACCATGGCGCTGCAGATGGGCACCGAAGCGGCCGGCTCCGGCGTCCTCCGGGGCGTCCGGTCGATCACCGTCGGCGGCGGGCCCATGGACCGCGGAGCCCTGGCCCGGGCCGAACGGTCTCTGGGCACGAAGATCCTCCGCGTCTTCGGCATGTCCGAATGCCTGGGCCACACCTCGCCGAGTCCCGACGACCCCGAGGAGATCCGGCTCGGCAGGGACGGCCGCCCCTTCCCGGGGACGGACGTGCGCGCGCTCACCGCCGACGGTCAGACGGCCGGCCCGGGGGTGACCGGCCGGGCGCAGGTCCGCGGCCCCTCCCTCTTCCTCGGGTACGCCCGCGAGGGCAGGACCGATCCGCCGGAGCTGACGGAGGACGGCTATCTGCCCACCGGCGATCTGCTGATGGTCCACGACGACGGCACCCTCACCATCATGGGCCGCGAGAAGGACATCATCATCCGCGGCGGCCGCAACATCGACATCACCGAGATAGAGCGCGCGGTCGCCAGCCATCCCCGCGTGGCCAGAGCCTGTGTCGCGCCGGTCCCCGACGATGTCCTCGGCGAACGCGTGGCTCTGCTCGTCGTCGCCGAGGACGGCAGCGGCGTCGAGCTGGCCGAGGTGACCGGCCATCTGGAGAGCGTCGGTCTGTCCAAGACCAAATGGCCCGAGTACGTCTACGGTGTCGAGGAGCTGCCCCAGACGAAGGTCGGCAAGCTCGACCGGGGCGGGGCCCGGGACCTGGCCATCAGGCTGCACACCCGCGAAGGAGGATCATGA
- a CDS encoding MBL fold metallo-hydrolase: protein MTARFDQAPWAEAGIQTVQPGVHRVPLPLPGDGLRAVNVYLLEDLADDGIVMIDGGWAIPEARKVLENALAAIGRDPGDISHILVTHIHRDHYTQAVELRRLLGSRVYLGAGERPGLEMLDRLRSDQPVGSLRTLRAAGAGDLADRIEAMDHGGYDPSVWEAPDRWLGAETLRFGERELRVVPTPGHTKGHVVFLDEERGLVFSGDHVLPHITPSIGFELAEPGGRPLADYLDSLRLMTRYADARLLPAHGPVADSTHTRVDELLTHHDERLAGSLAALGENTLDAHAVARKLAWTRRAVPFAELSAFNQMLAINETAAHLDVLVLRGRATVAFADGVHRYTRAVTNRSALPS, encoded by the coding sequence ATGACGGCACGGTTCGACCAGGCTCCCTGGGCGGAGGCCGGAATCCAGACCGTACAGCCCGGGGTGCATCGCGTGCCGCTGCCCCTGCCGGGCGACGGGCTGCGCGCCGTCAACGTCTACCTCCTGGAGGATCTGGCCGACGACGGCATCGTCATGATCGACGGGGGCTGGGCGATCCCCGAGGCGCGCAAGGTGCTCGAGAACGCCCTGGCCGCCATCGGGCGCGACCCCGGCGACATCAGCCACATCCTGGTCACCCACATCCACCGCGACCACTACACCCAGGCGGTGGAGCTGCGCAGGCTGCTGGGCTCGCGCGTCTACCTCGGCGCGGGGGAGCGCCCCGGCCTGGAGATGCTCGACCGGCTGCGCAGCGACCAGCCCGTGGGCTCGCTGCGCACCCTGCGCGCGGCGGGAGCCGGGGACCTCGCCGACCGCATCGAGGCGATGGACCACGGCGGCTACGACCCGAGCGTGTGGGAGGCCCCCGACCGCTGGCTCGGCGCCGAGACCCTGCGCTTCGGGGAGCGCGAGCTGCGTGTCGTCCCCACCCCCGGACACACCAAGGGCCATGTGGTCTTTCTGGACGAAGAGCGGGGGCTGGTGTTCTCCGGGGACCACGTCCTGCCGCATATCACCCCGTCCATCGGCTTCGAACTCGCCGAACCGGGCGGCCGTCCGCTCGCCGACTACCTGGACTCGCTGCGGCTGATGACCCGCTACGCCGACGCCCGCCTGCTGCCCGCACACGGGCCGGTGGCCGACAGCACCCACACCCGGGTCGACGAACTGCTCACCCACCACGACGAGCGACTCGCCGGAAGCCTGGCGGCGCTGGGCGAGAACACACTCGACGCCCACGCGGTGGCGCGCAAACTCGCCTGGACGCGCCGGGCCGTGCCGTTCGCGGAGTTGAGCGCCTTCAACCAGATGCTCGCGATCAATGAGACGGCCGCACACCTGGATGTCCTCGTGCTGCGGGGGCGGGCGACGGTGGCGTTCGCCGACGGTGTGCATCGGTACACGCGGGCGGTAACCAACCGGTCGGCGCTGCCCTCATGA
- a CDS encoding TetR family transcriptional regulator, whose product MADVRDEGRATAAVGGPGPSGKAPMREALIEAAFQLFVEHGFERTTVDDIVARAGVGRRSFFRYFPSKEDVVFPDHERCLTEMSAFLATSTDGEPLDVICDAARLVMRMYAANPEFSVQRYRLTREVPSLRGYELSVVHRYERTMAHYLRQRYAGDPNGALRAEVQAAAIVAAHNNGLRTWLRSGGHGDGAPAVDQSLAFVRQTWGSARESAESGAAPAPPSEEDDVVVIVAPRKAPLWRVVQKIEKALGDD is encoded by the coding sequence ATGGCGGACGTACGCGACGAGGGCAGGGCGACCGCGGCGGTGGGCGGGCCCGGGCCGTCCGGCAAGGCGCCCATGCGCGAGGCGCTCATCGAGGCCGCCTTCCAGCTCTTCGTGGAGCATGGCTTCGAGCGGACCACGGTGGACGACATCGTCGCGCGGGCCGGAGTGGGGCGCCGGTCGTTCTTCCGCTACTTCCCGTCCAAGGAAGACGTCGTCTTCCCCGACCATGAGCGCTGCCTGACCGAGATGAGCGCCTTCCTCGCCACGAGCACCGACGGCGAACCGCTCGACGTGATCTGTGACGCGGCCCGCCTCGTGATGCGGATGTACGCCGCGAATCCGGAGTTCTCCGTGCAGCGCTATCGGCTCACCCGCGAGGTGCCCAGCCTGCGCGGCTACGAGTTGTCCGTGGTGCACCGCTACGAGCGCACCATGGCCCACTACCTGCGGCAACGCTATGCGGGAGACCCGAACGGAGCCCTGCGGGCCGAAGTGCAGGCAGCGGCCATCGTCGCCGCGCACAACAACGGGCTGCGGACCTGGCTGCGGAGCGGGGGGCACGGCGATGGCGCGCCGGCGGTGGATCAGTCGCTGGCATTCGTCCGGCAGACATGGGGCAGTGCCCGCGAATCCGCGGAGAGCGGCGCCGCGCCCGCGCCGCCGAGCGAGGAGGACGATGTGGTCGTCATCGTCGCGCCGCGGAAGGCTCCTCTGTGGCGCGTGGTGCAGAAGATCGAGAAGGCGTTGGGAGACGACTAG
- a CDS encoding electron transfer flavoprotein subunit beta/FixA family protein, producing the protein MSLRIVVCVKYVPDATGDRHFAEDLTVDRDDVDGLLSELDEYAVEQALQIAEERQRAGDEAEITVLTVGPEDAKDALRKALSMGADKAVHVEDDDLHGTDALGTSLVLAKAVEKTGYDLVVCGMASTDGTMGVLPAMLAERLGVPQVSLLSEVSVEDGTVKGRRDGDSATELLEARLPAVVSVTDQSGEARYPSFKGIMAAKKKPVTSWDLEDLEIEADEVGLEGAWTAVDGATERPARTAGTIVKDEGEGGKQLAAFLAERKFI; encoded by the coding sequence GTGAGCTTGAGGATCGTTGTCTGTGTGAAGTACGTGCCCGACGCCACCGGCGACCGGCACTTCGCCGAGGACCTGACCGTCGATCGCGACGATGTGGACGGCCTGCTCTCGGAGCTCGACGAGTACGCGGTCGAGCAGGCCCTCCAGATCGCAGAGGAGCGCCAGCGGGCAGGGGACGAGGCGGAGATCACCGTGCTGACGGTCGGTCCGGAGGATGCCAAGGACGCGCTGCGCAAGGCGTTGTCGATGGGTGCGGACAAGGCGGTGCATGTCGAGGACGACGATCTGCACGGCACGGACGCGCTGGGTACCTCGCTGGTGCTGGCCAAGGCCGTCGAGAAGACCGGCTATGACCTGGTGGTCTGTGGCATGGCGTCCACCGACGGCACGATGGGTGTGCTCCCGGCGATGCTGGCGGAGCGTCTGGGTGTGCCGCAGGTGTCGCTGCTGTCGGAGGTGTCGGTCGAGGACGGCACGGTGAAGGGGCGCCGTGATGGTGACTCCGCGACGGAGTTGCTGGAGGCGCGGCTTCCGGCGGTGGTGTCGGTGACCGACCAGTCGGGTGAGGCGCGTTACCCGTCGTTCAAGGGCATCATGGCGGCGAAGAAGAAGCCGGTGACCTCCTGGGACCTGGAGGACCTGGAGATCGAGGCGGACGAGGTCGGTCTCGAGGGTGCCTGGACCGCGGTGGACGGTGCCACGGAGCGTCCGGCCCGTACGGCGGGCACGATCGTCAAGGACGAGGGCGAGGGCGGCAAGCAGCTCGCCGCCTTTCTCGCGGAGCGCAAATTCATCTGA
- a CDS encoding electron transfer flavoprotein subunit alpha/FixB family protein — MAEVLVYVDHVDGAVRKPTLELLTLARRIGEPVAVSLGSGAGNTASALAEHGAARVLTADAPEFADYLVVPKVDALQAAYEAVSPAAVLFPSSAEGKEIAARLAVRIGSGIITDAVDLEAGEEGPVATQSVFAAAFTTRSRVSKGTPVITVKPNSAAVEAAPAAGAVEALQVSFSEQATGAKVVSRTPRESTGRPELTEAAIVVSGGRGVGGAENFPVVEALADSLGAAVGASRAAVDAGWYPHTNQVGQTGKTVSPQLYVAAGISGAIQHRAGMQTSKTIVAVNKDAEAPIFDLVDYGVVGDLFEVVPQLTEEVKTRKG, encoded by the coding sequence ATGGCTGAAGTCCTTGTCTATGTCGACCACGTGGACGGTGCCGTCCGCAAGCCCACTCTGGAGCTGCTGACCCTGGCCCGTCGCATCGGCGAGCCCGTCGCCGTCTCCCTCGGTTCCGGTGCCGGGAACACCGCGTCCGCCTTGGCCGAGCACGGCGCCGCGCGGGTGCTGACCGCTGACGCGCCCGAGTTCGCCGACTACCTGGTGGTCCCGAAGGTGGACGCGCTGCAGGCCGCGTATGAGGCGGTGTCGCCGGCCGCCGTGCTGTTCCCGTCCTCCGCGGAGGGCAAGGAGATCGCGGCCCGGCTCGCGGTCCGTATCGGCTCGGGCATCATCACCGACGCGGTGGACCTGGAGGCGGGTGAGGAGGGTCCGGTGGCGACGCAGTCGGTGTTCGCGGCCGCCTTCACCACCAGGTCCCGGGTCAGCAAGGGCACGCCGGTGATCACGGTGAAGCCGAATTCGGCGGCGGTGGAGGCCGCCCCGGCCGCGGGTGCGGTCGAGGCGCTTCAGGTGTCCTTCTCGGAGCAGGCGACGGGGGCGAAGGTGGTCTCGCGTACGCCGCGTGAGTCGACGGGGCGTCCGGAGCTGACCGAGGCGGCGATCGTGGTCTCCGGTGGCCGTGGTGTGGGCGGCGCGGAGAACTTCCCTGTCGTCGAGGCCCTCGCCGACTCCCTCGGCGCGGCCGTCGGCGCCTCGCGTGCGGCGGTGGACGCGGGCTGGTATCCGCACACCAATCAGGTGGGTCAGACCGGTAAGACGGTTTCGCCGCAGCTGTATGTGGCGGCGGGTATCTCGGGTGCGATCCAGCACCGGGCCGGTATGCAGACCTCGAAGACGATCGTGGCGGTCAACAAGGACGCCGAGGCTCCGATCTTCGACTTGGTCGACTACGGCGTGGTCGGTGACCTCTTCGAGGTGGTCCCGCAGCTGACCGAGGAGGTCAAGACCCGCAAGGGCTGA
- a CDS encoding class I SAM-dependent methyltransferase, with protein sequence MRAHRIDRPADLDVVRESYDRVADNYVHMVVTTGVGDIRRHPWLKASIDAFADTVGDLGPVLDVGCGPGMVTAYLAERGLDVSGVDLSPRMIENARRLHPQCRFSVSSVTDLDLEEASLGGVLGWWSLFTLPRDVLPQVLTLFARALKPGGHFITGTHVGDEDKVRTEAYGGVPVRWTTHKWRPEQLVDLIEQAGLHPVAELRLPAAEHTGPSVVIMAKRPA encoded by the coding sequence ATGCGCGCACACCGTATAGACCGCCCCGCCGATCTCGACGTGGTCCGTGAGTCCTATGACCGGGTGGCCGACAACTACGTCCACATGGTGGTGACGACGGGAGTCGGCGACATCCGTCGCCATCCCTGGCTCAAGGCGTCCATCGATGCCTTCGCCGACACCGTGGGCGATCTCGGGCCCGTCCTCGACGTCGGCTGCGGACCCGGAATGGTGACCGCCTACCTCGCCGAACGCGGACTCGACGTGTCCGGAGTCGACCTCTCACCCCGCATGATCGAAAACGCGCGCCGTCTTCATCCGCAATGCCGCTTCAGCGTCTCCTCCGTCACCGACCTCGACCTTGAGGAAGCGTCGCTTGGCGGCGTACTCGGGTGGTGGTCGCTGTTCACCCTCCCTCGCGACGTCCTTCCCCAAGTCCTCACCCTGTTCGCGCGCGCACTGAAGCCAGGCGGACACTTCATCACCGGAACACACGTCGGCGACGAGGACAAGGTGCGCACCGAGGCCTACGGAGGTGTGCCCGTTCGCTGGACGACACATAAATGGCGGCCGGAACAACTCGTGGACCTGATCGAGCAGGCCGGCCTGCACCCGGTCGCCGAACTTCGGCTCCCCGCGGCTGAGCACACCGGGCCGAGCGTGGTCATCATGGCCAAGCGCCCCGCCTGA